Proteins encoded by one window of Arabidopsis thaliana chromosome 2, partial sequence:
- the NDL3 gene encoding N-MYC downregulated-like 3 (N-MYC downregulated-like 3 (NDL3); CONTAINS InterPro DOMAIN/s: Pollen specific protein SF21 (InterPro:IPR015511), Ndr (InterPro:IPR004142); BEST Arabidopsis thaliana protein match is: N-MYC downregulated-like 1 (TAIR:AT5G56750.1); Has 904 Blast hits to 903 proteins in 145 species: Archae - 0; Bacteria - 134; Metazoa - 564; Fungi - 0; Plants - 129; Viruses - 0; Other Eukaryotes - 77 (source: NCBI BLink).) has protein sequence MVGLNNAVSLDIEEICNGGKEHHVKTCHGSVSVVVYGDQEKPALITYPDVALNYMSCFQGLFLCPEAVSLLLHNFCIYHISPPGHEFGAAPVCSNDPSPSVEDLADQILEVLNFFSLEAVMCMGITAGAYILSLFAIKHKERVLGLILISPLCKAPSWSEWFYYKVVSNLLYYYGMSGLLKDIFLQRYFSKEARGSSEVPERDVVHECRRLLGERHGSSLMRFLEAVNRRHDLTDGLKSLKCRTLIFVGDQSPFHSETLHMVTALDRKYSALVEVQACGSMVTEEQPHAMLIPMEFFFMGFGLYRPGRVSDSPRSPLSPSCISPELLSPESLGLKLKPIKTRVPTKC, from the exons ATGGTGGGTTTAAACAACGCCGTCTCACTCGACATTGAAGAGATCTGCAATGGTGGCAAG GAGCATCATGTCAAAACTTGCCATGGTTCAGTTTCAGTTGTAGTATATGGAGATCAAGAGAAACCAGCATTGATCACTTATCCAGATGTAGCACTAAACT ATATGTCTTGTTTCCAAGGATTGTTTCTATGCCCTGAAGCAGTGTCCTTACTGCTCCATAATTTCTGCATCTACCATATTAGTCCTCCAGGACATGAG TTTGGAGCTGCTCCAGTTTGTTCCAATGATCCGTCACCTTCTGTTGAAGACCTCGCGGACCAGATTCTTGAAGTATTGAACTTCTTTAG CCTCGAGGCAGTAATGTGCATGGGAATCACAGCTGGTGCCTACATCCTTTCCTTGTTTGCT ATTAAACATAAAGAACgagttttgggtttgattctTATATCGCCTCTATGCAAAGCACCCTCATGGTCTGAATGGTTTTATTACaag GTTGTGTCAAACTTATTGTACTACTATGGCATGTCTGGACtgttaaaagatattttcctTCAGAGGTACTTCAGTAAG GAAGCTCGTGGTAGCTCTGAAGTTCCAGAGCGGGATGTGGTACATGAATGCAGAAGA CTGCTAGGTGAAAGACACGGTAGTAGTCTTATGCGGTTTCTAGAAGCAGTTAACAGGAGACATGACTTAACTGATGGATTGAAGAGTTTGAAATGCCGTACACTCATCTTTGTTGGCGACCAATCTCCTTTCCACTCTGAAACTCTTCACATGGTGACAGCATTGGACAGAAAGTACAGCGCCTTGGTTGAG GTGCAAGCTTGTGGATCAATGGTGACAGAAGAGCAACCACATGCAATGTTGATACCAATGGAGTTCTTTTTCATGGGGTTTGGATTGTATCGGCCTGGTCGGGTTAGCGATAGCCCCCGGAGTCCACTAAGTCCGTCATGTATTTCGCCAGAGCTTCTATCACCAGAGAGTCTTGGTTTGAAGTTAAAGCCAATAAAAACTCGGGTTCCCACGAAATGTTAA
- the NDL3 gene encoding N-MYC downregulated-like 3 (N-MYC downregulated-like 3 (NDL3); CONTAINS InterPro DOMAIN/s: Pollen specific protein SF21 (InterPro:IPR015511), Ndr (InterPro:IPR004142); BEST Arabidopsis thaliana protein match is: N-MYC downregulated-like 1 (TAIR:AT5G56750.1); Has 904 Blast hits to 903 proteins in 145 species: Archae - 0; Bacteria - 134; Metazoa - 564; Fungi - 0; Plants - 129; Viruses - 0; Other Eukaryotes - 77 (source: NCBI BLink).), with protein sequence MEHHVKTCHGSVSVVVYGDQEKPALITYPDVALNYMSCFQGLFLCPEAVSLLLHNFCIYHISPPGHEFGAAPVCSNDPSPSVEDLADQILEVLNFFSLEAVMCMGITAGAYILSLFAIKHKERVLGLILISPLCKAPSWSEWFYYKVVSNLLYYYGMSGLLKDIFLQRYFSKEARGSSEVPERDVVHECRRLLGERHGSSLMRFLEAVNRRHDLTDGLKSLKCRTLIFVGDQSPFHSETLHMVTALDRKYSALVEVQACGSMVTEEQPHAMLIPMEFFFMGFGLYRPGRVSDSPRSPLSPSCISPELLSPESLGLKLKPIKTRVPTKC encoded by the exons ATG GAGCATCATGTCAAAACTTGCCATGGTTCAGTTTCAGTTGTAGTATATGGAGATCAAGAGAAACCAGCATTGATCACTTATCCAGATGTAGCACTAAACT ATATGTCTTGTTTCCAAGGATTGTTTCTATGCCCTGAAGCAGTGTCCTTACTGCTCCATAATTTCTGCATCTACCATATTAGTCCTCCAGGACATGAG TTTGGAGCTGCTCCAGTTTGTTCCAATGATCCGTCACCTTCTGTTGAAGACCTCGCGGACCAGATTCTTGAAGTATTGAACTTCTTTAG CCTCGAGGCAGTAATGTGCATGGGAATCACAGCTGGTGCCTACATCCTTTCCTTGTTTGCT ATTAAACATAAAGAACgagttttgggtttgattctTATATCGCCTCTATGCAAAGCACCCTCATGGTCTGAATGGTTTTATTACaag GTTGTGTCAAACTTATTGTACTACTATGGCATGTCTGGACtgttaaaagatattttcctTCAGAGGTACTTCAGTAAG GAAGCTCGTGGTAGCTCTGAAGTTCCAGAGCGGGATGTGGTACATGAATGCAGAAGA CTGCTAGGTGAAAGACACGGTAGTAGTCTTATGCGGTTTCTAGAAGCAGTTAACAGGAGACATGACTTAACTGATGGATTGAAGAGTTTGAAATGCCGTACACTCATCTTTGTTGGCGACCAATCTCCTTTCCACTCTGAAACTCTTCACATGGTGACAGCATTGGACAGAAAGTACAGCGCCTTGGTTGAG GTGCAAGCTTGTGGATCAATGGTGACAGAAGAGCAACCACATGCAATGTTGATACCAATGGAGTTCTTTTTCATGGGGTTTGGATTGTATCGGCCTGGTCGGGTTAGCGATAGCCCCCGGAGTCCACTAAGTCCGTCATGTATTTCGCCAGAGCTTCTATCACCAGAGAGTCTTGGTTTGAAGTTAAAGCCAATAAAAACTCGGGTTCCCACGAAATGTTAA
- the NDL3 gene encoding N-MYC downregulated-like 3 yields the protein MSCFQGLFLCPEAVSLLLHNFCIYHISPPGHEFGAAPVCSNDPSPSVEDLADQILEVLNFFSLEAVMCMGITAGAYILSLFAIKHKERVLGLILISPLCKAPSWSEWFYYKVVSNLLYYYGMSGLLKDIFLQRYFSKEARGSSEVPERDVVHECRRLLGERHGSSLMRFLEAVNRRHDLTDGLKSLKCRTLIFVGDQSPFHSETLHMVTALDRKYSALVEVQACGSMVTEEQPHAMLIPMEFFFMGFGLYRPGRVSDSPRSPLSPSCISPELLSPESLGLKLKPIKTRVPTKC from the exons ATGTCTTGTTTCCAAGGATTGTTTCTATGCCCTGAAGCAGTGTCCTTACTGCTCCATAATTTCTGCATCTACCATATTAGTCCTCCAGGACATGAG TTTGGAGCTGCTCCAGTTTGTTCCAATGATCCGTCACCTTCTGTTGAAGACCTCGCGGACCAGATTCTTGAAGTATTGAACTTCTTTAG CCTCGAGGCAGTAATGTGCATGGGAATCACAGCTGGTGCCTACATCCTTTCCTTGTTTGCT ATTAAACATAAAGAACgagttttgggtttgattctTATATCGCCTCTATGCAAAGCACCCTCATGGTCTGAATGGTTTTATTACaag GTTGTGTCAAACTTATTGTACTACTATGGCATGTCTGGACtgttaaaagatattttcctTCAGAGGTACTTCAGTAAG GAAGCTCGTGGTAGCTCTGAAGTTCCAGAGCGGGATGTGGTACATGAATGCAGAAGA CTGCTAGGTGAAAGACACGGTAGTAGTCTTATGCGGTTTCTAGAAGCAGTTAACAGGAGACATGACTTAACTGATGGATTGAAGAGTTTGAAATGCCGTACACTCATCTTTGTTGGCGACCAATCTCCTTTCCACTCTGAAACTCTTCACATGGTGACAGCATTGGACAGAAAGTACAGCGCCTTGGTTGAG GTGCAAGCTTGTGGATCAATGGTGACAGAAGAGCAACCACATGCAATGTTGATACCAATGGAGTTCTTTTTCATGGGGTTTGGATTGTATCGGCCTGGTCGGGTTAGCGATAGCCCCCGGAGTCCACTAAGTCCGTCATGTATTTCGCCAGAGCTTCTATCACCAGAGAGTCTTGGTTTGAAGTTAAAGCCAATAAAAACTCGGGTTCCCACGAAATGTTAA
- a CDS encoding F-box and associated interaction domains-containing protein (F-box and associated interaction domains-containing protein; CONTAINS InterPro DOMAIN/s: F-box domain, cyclin-like (InterPro:IPR001810), F-box domain, Skp2-like (InterPro:IPR022364), F-box associated domain, type 3 (InterPro:IPR013187), F-box associated interaction domain (InterPro:IPR017451); BEST Arabidopsis thaliana protein match is: F-box and associated interaction domains-containing protein (TAIR:AT5G65850.1); Has 1237 Blast hits to 901 proteins in 15 species: Archae - 0; Bacteria - 0; Metazoa - 0; Fungi - 0; Plants - 1237; Viruses - 0; Other Eukaryotes - 0 (source: NCBI BLink).), which translates to MKTSLRLEDGTKNSLQIPIDLIIEIFLRLSVNSIARCRCVSKQWASTLSRPYFTELFLTRSLARPKLLFAYRKGSDYLFLSSPQLQNPDDDHKKSSPVVVNYHMHHILTLGSGNMSWRTIQCCIPHRSFDGGICIDGLIYYYAGVNNNDIVIVCFDVRSEEFRFIIGALHHGSLINYNGKLSLYLPSTVYSRFNGVIRSIKLWVLEDAKRQEWSEHTYILPAMHDIMKTTDLRCVGMTQTKEFVFWSIKGMRFYVFYYNIERNTIKKVEMQGMEAFKESNVYTFLDHVEDVKLMQFF; encoded by the coding sequence ATGAAAACGTCTCTGCGCTTAGAGGATGGAACTAAAAACTCCTTGCAGATCCCAATTGATCTCATTATCGAGATATTCTTGAGGTTGTCGGTGAATTCTATAGCGAGATGTCGTTGCGTATCGAAGCAATGGGCCTCCACACTTAGCCGTCCATATTTCACCGAGTTGTTCTTGACTAGATCTTTGGCTCGCCCGAAGCTATTGTTCGCCTACAGAAAAGGTAgcgattatttatttttatcgtCACCTCAGCTTCAAAATCCTGATGATGATCATAAGAAGTCGTCTCCTGTAGTCGTCAATTATCATATGCATCATATTTTGACCTTAGGAAGTGGAAACATGTCATGGAGAACGATCCAATGTTGCATACCACATCGTTCTTTCGATGGAGGGATATGCATTGATGgtcttatatattattatgctGGGGTCAACAACAATGATATTGTGATAGTTTGCTTTGACGTCAGGTCTGAGGAGTTTAGATTTATTATCGGAGCACTGCATCATGGATCTCTCATAAACTACAATGGGAAACTAAGTTTGTATCTGCCGTCAACAGTTTATTCCCGTTTTAATGGAGTAATAAGAAGTATTAAATTGTGGGTTCTTGAAGATGCCAAAAGGCAAGAATGGTCTGAGCATACATACATATTGCCTGCAATGCATGATATAATGAAAACCACAGATTTACGTTGTGTTGGAATGACTCAGACAAAGGAATTTGTCTTCTGGTCGATAAAAGGTATGCGTTTCTACGTTTTCTACTACAATATCGAAAGAAACACAATCAAAAAGGTTGAAATGCAAGGAATGGAAGCATTTAAAGAGAGTAATGTTTACACCTTTCTGGATCATGTAGAGGATGTGAAGCTAATGCAATTCTTTTAA
- a CDS encoding F-box and associated interaction domains-containing protein (F-box and associated interaction domains-containing protein; FUNCTIONS IN: molecular_function unknown; INVOLVED IN: biological_process unknown; LOCATED IN: cellular_component unknown; CONTAINS InterPro DOMAIN/s: F-box domain, cyclin-like (InterPro:IPR001810), F-box domain, Skp2-like (InterPro:IPR022364), F-box associated domain, type 3 (InterPro:IPR013187), F-box associated interaction domain (InterPro:IPR017451); BEST Arabidopsis thaliana protein match is: F-box and associated interaction domains-containing protein (TAIR:AT5G65850.1); Has 30201 Blast hits to 17322 proteins in 780 species: Archae - 12; Bacteria - 1396; Metazoa - 17338; Fungi - 3422; Plants - 5037; Viruses - 0; Other Eukaryotes - 2996 (source: NCBI BLink).) — translation MKTSLRLEDGTKNSLQIPIDLIIEIFLRLSVNSIARCRCVSKQWASTLSRPYFTELFLTRSLARPKLLFAYRKVCFDVRSEEFRFIIGALHHGSLINYNGKLSLYLPSTVYSRFNGVIRSIKLWVLEDAKRQEWSEHTYILPAMHDIMKTTDLRCVGMTQTKEFVFWSIKGMRFYVFYYNIERNTIKKVEMQGMEAFKESNVYTFLDHVEDVKLMQFF, via the exons ATGAAAACGTCTCTGCGCTTAGAGGATGGAACTAAAAACTCCTTGCAGATCCCAATTGATCTCATTATCGAGATATTCTTGAGGTTGTCGGTGAATTCTATAGCGAGATGTCGTTGCGTATCGAAGCAATGGGCCTCCACACTTAGCCGTCCATATTTCACCGAGTTGTTCTTGACTAGATCTTTGGCTCGCCCGAAGCTATTGTTCGCCTACAGAAAAG TTTGCTTTGACGTCAGGTCTGAGGAGTTTAGATTTATTATCGGAGCACTGCATCATGGATCTCTCATAAACTACAATGGGAAACTAAGTTTGTATCTGCCGTCAACAGTTTATTCCCGTTTTAATGGAGTAATAAGAAGTATTAAATTGTGGGTTCTTGAAGATGCCAAAAGGCAAGAATGGTCTGAGCATACATACATATTGCCTGCAATGCATGATATAATGAAAACCACAGATTTACGTTGTGTTGGAATGACTCAGACAAAGGAATTTGTCTTCTGGTCGATAAAAGGTATGCGTTTCTACGTTTTCTACTACAATATCGAAAGAAACACAATCAAAAAGGTTGAAATGCAAGGAATGGAAGCATTTAAAGAGAGTAATGTTTACACCTTTCTGGATCATGTAGAGGATGTGAAGCTAATGCAATTCTTTTAA